From Panicum hallii strain FIL2 chromosome 2, PHallii_v3.1, whole genome shotgun sequence, a single genomic window includes:
- the LOC112882789 gene encoding uncharacterized protein LOC112882789, with the protein MAKLPRLPSPLAALPLLCLLLLAAPLPSLSRDAPRDAVSGAARAGSTIHQLLKDHGLPGGLLPRGVQSYTLDESSGLLQARLSAPCYAKYDNGDLAYFDTVVRGNLSKGALRGVEGLAQEELFVWLPVKGILVAGEQPGVIVFDIGYAHKSLSRSLFEDPPDCKPSAAAGMAAAAARWKDRQGVPHLRLRRGGGDSQQRQEQR; encoded by the exons ATGGCAAAGCTCCCGCGTCTAccctcgccgctcgccgcgctcCCGCTCCTGTGCCTCCTCCTgctcgccgcgccgctgccCTCGCTCTCCCGCGACGCGCCCAGGGACGCCGTctccggcgccgcccgcgccggcaGTACGATACACCAGCTCCTGAAGGATCACGGCCTCCCCGGCGGCCTGCTCCCGCGGGGCGTGCAGTCGTACACCCTGGACGAGTCCAGCGGCCTGCTGCAGGCGCGGCTGTCGGCGCCGTGCTACGCCAAGTACGACAACGGCGACCTCGCCTACTTCGACACCGTGGTGCGCGGAAACCTCAGCAAGGGCGCACTCCGCGGCGTGGAGGGCCTCGCGCAGGAGGAGCTCTTCGTGTGGCTCCCCGTCAAGGGCATCCTCGTCGCGGGCGAGCAGCCCGGCGTCATCGTCTTCGACATCGGGTACGCGCACAAGAGCCTCTCGAGGTCGCTCTTCGAGGACCCGCCGGACTGCAAGCCGTCGGCCGCCGCCGgtatggccgccgccgccgccaggtgGAAGGATAGGCAAG GTGTTCCTCACCTGAGGttgaggagaggaggaggagatagCCAACAGCGCCAGGAGCAGAGGTGA
- the LOC112883618 gene encoding probable proteasome inhibitor has translation MAVTDAAAMAVVRAARPALRGAHDGVAFAAHAAFLAAGYSLCAVGPAALADPPPSGEEEVGIDGWNSMENCYAFLYSKEEKGKKKRVLVKCLVIGELLAIDVLDLEAQDKGPYNIQINVKDFFSEEQHKNYGDMYKNYAGLIETVNSNVLCKLDGKDDGAVAGKNPDADAKNPNAESSSSLHSSENPGPRTADPSSLIYPPIAPLGSDDLFPGPGAGFYPHSGIGSGGSMHVGPNDPRFFPSNPFPSPFGGPGSVPPGGRYDPIGPPGVPGFEPSNFVRRPRRPPGGSTHPDLEFFQQGPDF, from the exons ATGGCGGTGACcgacgcggcggcgatggcCGTCGTGAGGGCGGCGCGCCCGGCCCTCCGCGGCGCCCACGACGGCGTCGCCttcgccgcccacgccgccttcctcgccgccgggtACTCGCTCTGCGCCGTCGGCCCCGCCGCGCTCGCCGACCCCCCGCCCTCAG GCGAAGAGGAGGTAGGGATCGATGGTTGGAACAGCATGGAGAACTGCTACGCCTTTTTGTATAGCAAGGAGGAGAAGGGCAAGAAGAAACGGGTGCTAGTGAAATGTCTGGTGATTGGTGAATTACTTGCCATCGATGTCCTGGATCTTGAGGCACAGGATAAGGGCCCATATAATATCCAGATCAA CGTGAAAGATTTCTTCTCCGAAGAGCAGCACAAGAATTATGGGGATATGTACAAGAACTATGCAGGCCTCATTGAGACTGTGAATTCAAATGTGTTGTGCAAATTGGATGGGAAGGATGATGGTGCAGTGGCTGGTAAGAACCCTGATGCTGATGCCAAGAATCCTAATGCTGAAAGCAGTTCATCATTACACAG CTCCGAGAATCCAGGTCCTAGAACTGCTGACCCTTCTAG CCTAATATATCCTCCAATAGCTCCGCTTGGTTCTGATGACCTCTTCCCAGGGCCTGGTGCAGGCTTCTACCCTCACAG TGGTATTGGGAGTGGTGGCAGCATGCATGTTG GTCCAAATGATCCACGTTTCTTTCCTTCAAATCCCTTCCCTTCCCCATTTGGTGGCCCTGG GAGTGTTCCACCGGGTGGTCGCTATGATCCAATTGGCCCACCTGGTGTACCAGGGTTTGAACCATCAAACTTTGTTAG GCGTCCGAGGCGGCCTCCCGGCGGGAGCACTCACCCAGACCTCGAGTTCTTCCAGCAAGGCCCAGACTTCTGA
- the LOC112883235 gene encoding uncharacterized protein LOC112883235, producing MPRFFLFCLVSSQLAMTTVMARPFAVFLDGGAMRSVADAPSAPDVLHAHSLLESRFVGSPLSSHHRQHGPFDRTFAGGKIIVAGLAAAIIVAIFCYIRITRKKKVEVAVEPKV from the coding sequence ATGCCTCGGTTCTTCCTCTTCTGCTTGGTGTCCAGCCAACTGGCCATGACCACCGTCATGGCGCGGCCGTTCGCCGTCTTCTTGGACGGCGGCGCGATGAGAAGCGTAGCAGACGCTCCTTCCGCTCCTGATGTGCTGCACGCGCACTCCCTGCTCGAGTCCAGGTTCGTCGGGTCGCCGCTGAGCTCGCACCACCGCCAGCACGGCCCCTTCGACCGGACGTTCGCCGGCGGCAAGATCATCGTGGCGGGCCTCGCCGCGGCCATCATCGTCGCCATCTTCTGCTACATCCGGAtcacgaggaagaagaaggtggAGGTGGCAGTGGAGCCAAAAGTTTGA
- the LOC112881828 gene encoding protein THYLAKOID ASSEMBLY 8-like, chloroplastic gives MATPRVHLARRLLHLRRRPRALSLPFSPSPSAHGPLPGPSLWPPPSPLAPPGGAWGRAFHDGRPRGPLWRSKKLIGKEALFAIQGLKRFKGDEEKLADFVRRHVARLLKADKLAVLGELERQEEVDLAVKMFRIIQKEDWYKPDIYMYKDLIIALAKCKKMEEAMVIWGNMRDENLFPDSQTYAEVIRGFLRYGSPSDAMNIYEDMKKSPDPPEELPFRVLLKGLLPHPLLRNRVKQDFEELFPERHIYDPPEEIFGMR, from the exons ATGGCGACCCCTCGAGTTCACCtcgcccgccgcctcctccacctccgccgccgtcccagGGCCCTATCACTACccttctccccctctccctccgcccACGGCCCCCTTCCGGGACCCTCCCTgtggccgccgccctcgccgctggCGCCGCCGGGCGGCGCTTGGGGGCGCGCGTTCCACGACGGGCGCCCGCGCGGGCCGCTGTGGCGGAGCAAGAAGCTGATAGGGAAGGAGGCCCTGTTCGCCATCCAGGGCCTCAAGCGGTTCAAGGGGGACGAGGAGAAGCTGGCGGATTTCGTGCGGCGGCACGTGGCCCGGCTGCTCAAGGCCGACAAGCTCGCCGTGCTCGGCGAGCTGGAGCGCCAGGAAGAGGTCGATCTGGCCGTGAAG ATGTTTAGGATAATACAAAAGGAGGACTGGTATAAGCCAGATATTTACATGTACAAAGACTTGATTATTGCTCTAGCCAAGTGCAAGAAGATGGAGGAAGCAATGGTAATCTGGGGGAACATGAGAGATGAGAACCTGTTTCCTGACTCACAGACTTACGCTGAGGTCATAAGAGGATTCTTGAGATATGGTTCCCCATCAGATGCAATGAATATTTACGAGGACATGAAAAAGTCACCCGATCCACCAGAAGAGTTGCCTTTCAGGGTATTGTTGAAGGGCCTTTTACCTCACCCATTGCTAAGAAACAGAGTGAAGCAAGATTTTGAAGAGTTGTTCCCAGAGCGGCATATCTATGATCCTCCAGAAGAAATTTTCGGCATGCGCTGA
- the LOC112883384 gene encoding transcription factor UDT1-like translates to MPRRQRARSSEELKAEDFVDSVLNFGGAGGGGEGEDEEEGEAGGGDGQPAATEYKSKNLEAERRRRGRLNSNILALRAVVPNITKMSKESTLSDAIDHIKKLQNQVLELQQQLADSSGEAWEKQGSASCSESFAATENMPYQGQVELVPLGPYKYHLKIFCKKAGIFTKVLEALCSYNAQVTSLSTITFYGYAESVFCIEVKGEQDVVMAELRSLLSSIVEVPNN, encoded by the exons ATGCCGCGCCGGCAGAGGGCGCGCAGCAGCGAGGAGCTCAAGGCGGAGGACTTCGTCGACTCGGTGCTCAActtcggcggcgccggcggcgggggcgaaggggaggatgaggaggagggggaggccgGCGGGGGCGACGGCCAGCCGGCGGCGACGGAGTACAAGTCCAAGAACCTGGAGGCCGAGCGGAGGCGCCGCGGCAGGCTCAACAGCAACATCCTCGCGCTCAGGGCCGTCGTgcccaacatcaccaag ATGAGCAAGGAGTCCACCCTGTCGGATGCGATCGATCACATCAAGAAGCTCCAGAACCAGGtccttgagctgcagcaacaGCTCGCCGACTCGTCTGGCGAGGCCTGGGAGAAGCAGGGCAGCGCGTCGTGTTCTGAATCCTTCGCCGCAACTGAAAACATGCCGTATCAG GGTCAGGTGGAGCTGGTTCCTCTGGGGCCATACAAGTACCACCTCAAGATCTTCTGCAAGAAGGCCGGCATCTTCACCAAGGTGCTGGAAGCACTCTGCAGCTACAATGCGCAGGTCACCAGCCTGAGCACAATAACGTTCTATGGTTACGCAGAGAGCGTCTTCTGCATTGAG GTGAAGGGTGAGCAGGATGTTGTGATGGCGGAGCTAAGGAGCCTCCTGTCCAGCATTGTGGAGGTCCCAAACAACTGA
- the LOC112882372 gene encoding probable V-type proton ATPase subunit H: MDRAELTTEQVLKRDIPWEHYMSTKLISGTCLQLLRRYDHKPESQRAPLLEEDGPAYVRVFLNILRSISKEETVEYVLALIDEMLATNPKRAALFYDQSLSGEDIYEPFLRLLWKGNWFVQEKSCKILTDIISARPKLQNGMLPNGDSSNSKSKLTSTRDVLRGLVDWICSQLRNPTHPSCSVPTAIHCLSILLREAYVRTLFVQADGIKLLIPLISPASTQQSIQLLYETCLCIWLSSFYDAAVDYLSTTRVMPRLVEVVKGSTKEKVVRVVVMSFRNLLAKGAFAAQMIDLGLPQIVQNLKAQAWTDEDLLDALNQLEVGLKDNLKKLSSFDKYKQQVLLGHLDWSPMHKDPSFWRENINNFEENDFQILRVLMTIIDTSSDTTALAVACYDLSQFLQYHPSGRIVVADLKAKDRVMKLMNHENAEVRKNALLCVQRLFLGAKYASFLQA; the protein is encoded by the exons ATGGATCGCGCCGAGCTCACCACCGAGCAG GTTCTCAAGCGGGACATTCCATGGGAGCATTACATGTCAACTAAGCTTATTTCTGGGACATGCCTTCAGCTTTTACGGCGCTATGACCACAAACCAGAGAGCCAGCGTGCTCCTTTGCTTGAAGAG GATGGGCCAGCATATGTTCGAGTTTTCCTGAATATACTACGGAGTATCTCTAAGGAAGAGACTGTGGAATATGTGCTTGCCCTCATTGATGAGATGCTTGCAA CAAATCCTAAACGTGCAGCACTGTTCTATGACCAATCTCTGTCTGGTGAAGATATTTACGAGCCTTTCTTAAG ATTGCTCTGGAAAGGCAACTGGTTTGTACAAGAAAAAAGTTGTAAGATATTGACTGATATAATAAG TGCGCGGCCTAAGCTTCAGAATGGCATGCTTCCAAATGGAGACTCTTCGAATTCGAAGAGCAAACTTACTTCAACACGTGATGTGTTGAGAGGTTTGGTTGATTGGATCTGTTCTCAG CTGAGGAATCCTACCCACCCGAGCTGTTCTGTTCCTACTGCTATCCACTGCCTCTCCATTCTGCTAAGAGAAGCATACGTTAGGACATTATTTGTTCAAGCTGATGGTATCAAGCTGCTCATTCCTTTAATATCCCCAGCGTCAACACAACAGTCAATTCAG CTCCTTTATGAAACTTGCCTCTGCATCTGGCTTTCATCCTTTTATGATGCAGCAGTTGATTATTTGTCCACTACAAGGGTTATGCCAAGACTTGTAGAGGTTGTCAAAGGCTCTACTAAAGAGAAG GTGGTCAGAGTTGTTGTCATGTCCTTCCGTAATTTGCTGGCCAAGGGTGCATTTGCTGCCCAGATGATCGATCTTGGATTGCCACAGATAGTACAAAACTTGAAAGCTCAAGCATGGACTGATGAG GATCTACTAGATGCTTTGAATCAACTAGAGGTGGGACTCAAAGACAATCTCAAGAAGTTGAGCTCATTTGATAAGTACAAACAGCAAGTTCTTCTTGGTCACCTTGACTGGTCTCCAATGCACAAAGATCCAAGTTTCTGGCGTGAGAACATTAACAATTTCGAAGAAAATGATTTCCAG ATTCTACGTGTCCTGATGACAATTATCGACACATCAAGCGACACCACTGCTCTTGCCGTGGCCTGCTACGACCTCTCACAGTTCCTCCAGTACCACCCGTCTGGCCGAATTGTGGTGGCAGACCTCAAGGCCAAGGACCGAGTCATGAAGCTTATGAATCACGAGAATGCTGAAGTGAGGAAAAACGCACTGCTGTGTGTGCAGAGGTTATTCCTTGGTGCAAAGTATGCCAGCTTCCTGCAGGCTTGA
- the LOC112883128 gene encoding uncharacterized protein LOC112883128 isoform X2, giving the protein MGTLKFKWFRLPQIFHSLQLHTPRPSIPFTPSPAMASRAGRFLPCLEATEPERPPPALTSDLHEEIFLRVASPSDLARASAACVSFRRLIGDPPFLRRHRSIHPPLLLGFISSAGFQPAEAPHPSAAVARAVARAADFSFDFVPRPTSSNHWHPCDARGGLVLVDCRRFTEADGKERLSLDLAVCDPLSRRYLLLPPMADDLLASVELQNQDMFNSGASFVPSGGMEEETSFSVMCWMHSETKLVVFFFSSGSDHWIVGTSATWDDLGLHEQVDSLGSCQCAYGCFYWKVDYTNRLLKLHMGTMELCTYELPPDHDDGDVVIVEAGEGQIAMFSQLGAGTSLEYYNLLQNGTDKSHEWHMKSTIPLPAQYTSECYIRGPAGGYIFLAGTPKEQDVGDQAFFSLEIKSFKIEMVSRKTFPFRYALPYFGFPPSMSPRRIQGYEVD; this is encoded by the exons ATGGGAACTTTGAAATTCAAATGGTTTAGACTTCCCCAAATCTTCCACTCCCTCCAGCTCCACACCCCAAGACCGTCGATCCCCTTCACCCCTTCGCCGGCTATGGCGTCGCGGGCTGGTCGGTTCCTCCCCTGCCTCGAAGCCACGGAGCCGGAGCGCCCGCCGCCGGCCCTCACCAGCGACCTCCACGAGGAGATCTTCCTACGCGTCGCCTCCCCAAGCGACCTCGCCCGTGCCTCAGCGGCGTGCGTCTCCTTCCGCCGCCTCATCGGCGACCCGCCCTTCCTCCGACGGCACCGCTCCATCCACCCGCCGCTACTCCTCGGCTTCATCAGCTCCGCAGGCTTCCAACCCGCCGAGGCGCCCCATCCCTCCGCTGCCGTTGCCCGCGCGGTCGCACGCGCCGCCGATTTCTCCTTCGACTTCGTCCCTCGCCCCACCAGCTCGAACCACTGGCACCCGTGCGATGCCCGCGGCGGACTCGTCCTCGTCGACTGCAGGCGCTTCACGGAGGCCGACGGGAAGGAGCGCTTGTCCTTGGACCTCGCGGTGTGCGACCCCCTTTCCCGACGGTACCTGCTGCTGCCTCCCATGGCCGACGACCTGCTCGCCTCCGTCGAGCTCCAGAACCAAGACATGTTCAATTCCGGGGCCTCCTTTGTCCCTTCCGGTGGCATGGAGGAGGAGACATCATTCAGTGTGATGTGCTGGATGCATTCCGAGACCAAGTTGGTGGTGTTTTTCTTCTCTTCAGGCTCTGATCACTGGATTGTCGGTACATCTGCTACTTGGGATGATCTAGGCTTGCACGAACAAGTTGACTCGCTGGGTTCATGCCAATGCGCCTATGGCTGCTTCTACTGGAAAGTAGACTACACAAACAGGTTGCTCAAGCTCCACATGGGCACTATGGAATTATGCACATATGAGCTCCCTCCTGATCATGATGATGGGGATGTCGTCATTGTGGAGGCAGGAGAAGGCCAGATTGCAATGTTTAGCCAACTTGGTGCCGGCACATCTTTGGAATATTACAACTTGTTGCAAAATGGCACTGACAAGTCCCATGAGTGGCATATGAAGAGTACCATCCCATTGCCAGCCCAGTATACTAGTGAGTGCTACATTAGAGGTCCAGCCGGAGGCTACATTTTCCTAGCAGGCACTCCAAAAGAACAGGATGTGGGAGATCAAGCGTTTTTCTCACTTGAGATTAAGTCTTTCAAAATTGAGATGGTCAGTAGGAAAACCTTTCCCTTCCGCTACGCCCTTCCGTATTTTGGTTTCCCGCCATCTATGTCACCGAGAAGAATTCAAGGATATGAAGTG GACTAG
- the LOC112883128 gene encoding uncharacterized protein LOC112883128 isoform X1 produces MGTLKFKWFRLPQIFHSLQLHTPRPSIPFTPSPAMASRAGRFLPCLEATEPERPPPALTSDLHEEIFLRVASPSDLARASAACVSFRRLIGDPPFLRRHRSIHPPLLLGFISSAGFQPAEAPHPSAAVARAVARAADFSFDFVPRPTSSNHWHPCDARGGLVLVDCRRFTEADGKERLSLDLAVCDPLSRRYLLLPPMADDLLASVELQNQDMFNSGASFVPSGGMEEETSFSVMCWMHSETKLVVFFFSSGSDHWIVGTSATWDDLGLHEQVDSLGSCQCAYGCFYWKVDYTNRLLKLHMGTMELCTYELPPDHDDGDVVIVEAGEGQIAMFSQLGAGTSLEYYNLLQNGTDKSHEWHMKSTIPLPAQYTSECYIRGPAGGYIFLAGTPKEQDVGDQAFFSLEIKSFKIEMVSRKTFPFRYALPYFGFPPSMSPRRIQGYEVLQD; encoded by the exons ATGGGAACTTTGAAATTCAAATGGTTTAGACTTCCCCAAATCTTCCACTCCCTCCAGCTCCACACCCCAAGACCGTCGATCCCCTTCACCCCTTCGCCGGCTATGGCGTCGCGGGCTGGTCGGTTCCTCCCCTGCCTCGAAGCCACGGAGCCGGAGCGCCCGCCGCCGGCCCTCACCAGCGACCTCCACGAGGAGATCTTCCTACGCGTCGCCTCCCCAAGCGACCTCGCCCGTGCCTCAGCGGCGTGCGTCTCCTTCCGCCGCCTCATCGGCGACCCGCCCTTCCTCCGACGGCACCGCTCCATCCACCCGCCGCTACTCCTCGGCTTCATCAGCTCCGCAGGCTTCCAACCCGCCGAGGCGCCCCATCCCTCCGCTGCCGTTGCCCGCGCGGTCGCACGCGCCGCCGATTTCTCCTTCGACTTCGTCCCTCGCCCCACCAGCTCGAACCACTGGCACCCGTGCGATGCCCGCGGCGGACTCGTCCTCGTCGACTGCAGGCGCTTCACGGAGGCCGACGGGAAGGAGCGCTTGTCCTTGGACCTCGCGGTGTGCGACCCCCTTTCCCGACGGTACCTGCTGCTGCCTCCCATGGCCGACGACCTGCTCGCCTCCGTCGAGCTCCAGAACCAAGACATGTTCAATTCCGGGGCCTCCTTTGTCCCTTCCGGTGGCATGGAGGAGGAGACATCATTCAGTGTGATGTGCTGGATGCATTCCGAGACCAAGTTGGTGGTGTTTTTCTTCTCTTCAGGCTCTGATCACTGGATTGTCGGTACATCTGCTACTTGGGATGATCTAGGCTTGCACGAACAAGTTGACTCGCTGGGTTCATGCCAATGCGCCTATGGCTGCTTCTACTGGAAAGTAGACTACACAAACAGGTTGCTCAAGCTCCACATGGGCACTATGGAATTATGCACATATGAGCTCCCTCCTGATCATGATGATGGGGATGTCGTCATTGTGGAGGCAGGAGAAGGCCAGATTGCAATGTTTAGCCAACTTGGTGCCGGCACATCTTTGGAATATTACAACTTGTTGCAAAATGGCACTGACAAGTCCCATGAGTGGCATATGAAGAGTACCATCCCATTGCCAGCCCAGTATACTAGTGAGTGCTACATTAGAGGTCCAGCCGGAGGCTACATTTTCCTAGCAGGCACTCCAAAAGAACAGGATGTGGGAGATCAAGCGTTTTTCTCACTTGAGATTAAGTCTTTCAAAATTGAGATGGTCAGTAGGAAAACCTTTCCCTTCCGCTACGCCCTTCCGTATTTTGGTTTCCCGCCATCTATGTCACCGAGAAGAATTCAAGGATATGAAGTG TTGCAGGACTAG
- the LOC112881710 gene encoding uncharacterized protein LOC112881710: MSLPICRFPEAPASPRRPAALADDLLEEILLRVACPADLARASAACATFRRLVTDATFLRRYRSLHPPLLLGFIETVSSGFQPAEAPHPNAAAARSIACPADGFSFDYLPPTRWNWNLWDACDVRDGRILLKSSPMCIMGYGGVNFPELVVCDPLFRRYRLLPPIPDDLLASVHVQQQNFPSFEAFLVPSGEEEDETSFRVIGRAHRAIKSVVFVFSSGSGLWSVGTTWDDLNLGGSTLLCRCYAYGYIYWKVMRANKLFKLDINRMVFSVVDLPPHYDERDVIIVEAGKGRVGVFSHIKFATSVYHATQEKEGEIADGCQSEIITHLPASYDFCMVGAAGGYICFVGFPKDRRVDAASFSLQVKTLEIEMVCRMMFQSFYIHPYFGYPPSMSPRRI; encoded by the coding sequence ATGTCGTTGCCGATCTGCCGCTTCCCCGAGGCCCCGGCGTCGCCACGGAGGCCGGCCGCACTCGCCGACGACCTCCTGGAGGAGATCCTCCTCCGGGTCGCCTGCCCCGCGGACctcgcccgcgcctccgccgcgtGCGCCACCTTCCGCCGCCTCGTCACCGACGCCACCTTCCTCCGCCGGTACCGCTCCCTCcacccgccgctcctcctcggcTTCATCGAGACCGTGTCCTCTGGCTTCCAACCCGCCGAGGCGCCCCaccccaacgccgccgccgcgcgctccATCGCCTGCCCCGCCGACGGCTTCTCCTTCGACTACCTCCCTCCCACCAGATGGAATTGGAACCTATGGGATGCCTGCGACGTTCGCGACGGCCGCATCCTCCTCAAGAGCAGCCCTATGTGCATAATGGGCTATGGGGGAGTCAACTTCCCGGAACTCGTCGTGTGCGACCCCTTGTTCCGGCGGTATCGGCTGCTGCCTCCCATACCCGACGACCTACTCGCCtccgtccacgtccagcagcaaaATTTTCCATCATTCGAGGCCTTCCTTGTTCCTTCTGGAGAAGAGGAGGATGAGACATCGTTCAGAGTGATTGGCAGGGCACATCGTGCGATCAAGTCTGTGGTATTTGTCTTCTCTTCAGGCTCTGGCCTATGGAGTGTCGGCACCACGTGGGATGATCTTAACTTAGGAGGCTCCACACTTCTTTGTCGCTGTTATGCGTATGGCTACATCTACTGGAAAGTGATGAGGGCCAACAAGTTATTCAAGCTCGACATCAACAGAATGGTTTTCTCCGTCGTTGACCTCCCACCTCACTATGACGAGCGTGATGTTATCATTGTGGAGGCAGGAAAAGGCAGGGTTGGGGTGTTTAGCCATATTAAGTTTGCCACCTCTGTGTATCATGCCACTCAGGAAAAGGAGGGCGAGATTGCTGATGGGTGCCAGTCAGAGATTATAACGCACTTACCTGCCAGTTATGATTTTTGCATGGTTGGTGCAGCTGGAGGGTACATATGCTTTGTAGGCTTTCCAAAAGATCGCAGGGTAGATGCAGCAAGCTTCTCACTTCAGGTTAAGACATTGGAGATTGAGATGGTCTGTAGGATGATGTTCCAGTCATTTTATATTCATCCGTATTTCGGGTACCCACCATCCATGTCACCAAGAAGGATATGA